The genomic region CCCTACGTCTTGAACCAGCACGTTGTAAAGACTGATCGTGTTCCATAAACGTGGTTGGTCTCCAGAGACcatttctaaaatgtaaaatcttcGCAGGTATTACTCATAATGGCCAGATGGTAAATCTCTGTTTTGCAGGTCCATTATTTCTAATAATTTACCTGTGTCCTTGAAATGACGATATCATTTGGTAACAGttccaggtacacacacatatatatatacccATATTAGTAAAACTCCAGTAGAAATAATTAGGAAATTAATAAATACTGCAACTGTAAATTCAAGAGCTACCAGCCACATTGCTGAGCATCTTCATGCTCCAAATGACAAGATCACACTTCCTCTAGTGCCATCCTCTGGACCAACATGCTCGTAAGGTTCTAAGAACAGGTAAATCATCAGTATGTTTAACATTTTGCCCAACACCTTCATATTGTGGGGTGCGATGAATATTGGAACCTTTggtttattttcagcagcatgTTGACAAATGAGCAATTTATGAAACTGTTTCTACACAAGCTCAATGTCAAGCTTAATGTATACTTTCCAACATTCCTCATATCATACAAAAATCACAGGCATTATGTTGCATGATCATGGAGACACAACAttacatgttgtgtttatttgctaTAACACATTAATGTTAGCAGAGCTACACAGAAAATGCTGTGGTACCCATTAACAAAGCTTGggaacacagagggagagttCAGTAACACTCAATGAATTGATCACAAGACATCAACTTAAATAAATGTGGATGGTCATGACTTTTTAGTGGCCACatgtatttaatatataatGAACTGGTGATACTGTAAAGCTGATTCTGTTGTATTTAACATCAGACAAAGCGGTGCAGGACACCAGCATTATGATTAGACAAACAACTGAGTAAATGTCAAAGGAAGACTTGTCCTCCTCATGTTACAGTTTCCTGTGGTGTTGTGTCCCTCCTGTTTAAAACAGTTCACAGTATTGCAGAACAGGAGGAGGGTCAGGGTTTACTGGGGGAGCGGGTTGCGAACACTCCTGAAGCCTCCAGCATGGTCTTCCTTCGTGCAGTCTCTTTGGCCACATTGTGGTTGAGTCGCCTCAAACGTTCCTGGCAACAGAGTATTTAGGTTATGTTGCAGTTTGTatattgtttcactgtttgtttttcataccATGTTCTGATTTTAACCTTGACCAGTTGGTAATTGTGGTAGTGATACTAGTAGCTCCAGCTGTAATTGCAGCAGTACAGTGGTATAAGGGGTGGTAGAGGTAGTAATCTTAATActgctgcatttactgttttatgtttgctttttatGGATTAAGAATAATCCCCAATGCCACTTTGTGCAAATAGTAGCCCCTAAATCTGGGAGAAGTTAAAACTAGTTGAGAGGATTCAGTCACAAAACTAAATCACAAAGAATTAAGTGGCTGCTGTGATTCCATGTCACAATGTTACACAATGCTGAATTACTTAAAAGATACCACCTTAACCATGTGTAATAATGACTGTTGTGGAGCTTGTGAGGGATGCATTAGTCAGTTCACTGAGGGAATTtatattttacaacaaaaatgCTTTATATTCAATGGAGGCAATCAGAGATACTGCTTTTTATGGTAAGTCTTCTCCTTGAGAATGCTTGAAAACTTTATTAACCACTGACATAACAACCAAGACTACCCCATACTTGTAGAAAAATCTTGTATGTTTGCCAAATGTAACTGAATTAAATCAAGCTGTGTATCTGGCCTTCCCTGCTTCACTGCTTGTTTGAAAGCTGCAGTCTCTGGTCTCAACTGAGACTGTGGTGCATATCACCTCTTCTCACAGTCCTCAACTGTCCTCTGTACAAGTGGGAATGCCACATTTACATGGAGACATATTAGTTCccacacttgttttcttttggaTGTAATACCTGTGCCAAATGTTTCTTtctaggatttttttttccccaaacaccAACTGAACAAAGCAGGGATGGGTCTTGTGGTcactttttctgcttttgtttttttcaccattGATTGAACtgaatgtacatttttattgtgaaatgaaattcaTGCGGATTCATGTGGGGAAATGAACTACTTTTGAAAACAACGCCtaatctgttattattattatctgtatGTATTATTGCATAATTAGGACTAGGTGTTTATCTCttactgttttattgtttatttattactgCAGGGTCTGTAATCCAGTATTTGTTGTGGTCCTGGCAGGCAAGCTTGTCCATGAGAACTGACATCAACTACAGCAACAGAGCCCTACTCAGCAGCTTTGTGAACAGGATTTAGGAGAGAACTTTAAATTAGAAAGAAAACTACTGCAAGTGACACCAATGTTGATAGCACAGCTTTAAGAACTTTAACACAAAAAGCTTGCCACTGACCTGAGCATTCTGCAGTATGTTGTTTACTAGCACTACTCTACGTCTTGCATTCAGCAGCTTCTTCACATAAGGATCCAGGTCTAGAGCCACCTTCTGATGTTCATTTATCCTGCATAACTCTGCAAATAACACATTACAAGACATACAAGACCAACACATTGGTTAGCAACCATATGTTATTTAATGTACTTGATAAATGTATTTTGGAAAAGATAATGTCATCTTgaagacaaataataaaaaggtAAACAAACACCTGCATCAGGGATTTGACAGACATTATACACTTAATTACCTGTGGCCAGGCTGTCTATATGTTCTCTTAATTCCACCTGGCTTTCTCtgcaatgaataaaacaaacacattagttCAAGAGGAATAACAAATTATACAAACAttaatagagtggtgcaggaatgagtcatAAAACCCGGAAACCCTTGACCATGGGTTTTGGTTAGATGGCTGAAACAAGGTCTGTgattaacacaagctcaagacattttcacgtttAATTCTACAACATAAATTACATTAGAAAATACCCCACTCTGAAACTATTGCAAATGTTCTAAGTAAGCAcgctaaattaaattacaagtcGGATGCTTGTTGGTTTTTGAGGTTGAAATCATGCCACTGTGGTGTAGTTCATTTATAGTCTAACATTAGCCTTTTACATCTGCAATTTTATTTGGGCTTCGAAATCATGACAGTGCCGTTCATCTGTGAACATTATGTTTTTGAACCAAACTTTCATCATCAAATCATAAACTTTTGTTGGACACAGTGCTTAATGTCTGCAATAATctaaaacccaatgaaaaaaatggctttttgtcgagggaacTAGGGTGATGAGAGCTTCCGGGCTGGCCTACAAAAATACCTCATCTCTGCATCATTGCAATTCATCACAAAATATACAGTGGGCAGTTCAAGGGCAGCGCACGAAACACGTCTCTGCTGCAGAACAAACTTGAGGGACAAGGTAGTTAGTGAGAGCTGTAGCAGAGCTTGCTCATCTGCACAAACAGTAACAAGAGAATACAACTGACGTCCATTGGTCATGTCAATAGCAAAAGTAACAGTAACATCTTATAACAAGAAGAGACGTTACTGCCGTCGATCACTTGCAGCAGTAATGGGGTCATCGTACATGTCAGTTCTAGACCTGAAATTAGCGCCGGTCACGAGACGGTCCCGGATAGTTATAGCGGTTATAGCAGTGTGTTGCAGGTGAGGATAGAACGACATTAATTGAGGCTTTACCTGACTGAGTGTACATGAAGGTCGAGTTGCTGAATAGCGGGCTTCAGGAGGTCGATCAACCCCTCAGCAATAGCATCTTTACCAGTAGAACTCTCCACTATAGTCGCCGCGGCCATTTTAATAGAGCATCGCCGTAGCCAGACAGGAAACTACGTCACAATGACGGTGGAGTCATAAGAATCCTCTCCATTTTCTTCCCGAAGATCGACAGGGCGACGGCAGCACCATTTTAGGGAGACGCGAAGCCAAACTCCGTCTTTAGCATTCTAGCTTTATTCTGTCGACGTCTGTTCAGTCAGGAAGCTAGCACAATACCGTTTCTGTTTCCAAAGAAGAATATAAAACACCCTGCATCGCCTCACTGTGCTGCTCCTAGAGCCGCTAAAGCTAACCCTTGCCGGCTGTAGGCCCAAGGCTTTTCTTTCGACCGACGCACCATTCATTGTAAGTAACATTTATTAGACATTTTGATTCTAGTAGAACCTCTTAAATACGGAAACACATATATTTGCAACTAGAGATGGTTTGGGCAGCAGATGCTGACCTTATGTAAAGTTTACGATGGGCCCACTGACTTGTTTTTGATAGTTAACTCGGTTTGTTGGGATCAAGAAAGAGGACACTTAATTTGAAAGGGGACGGTTGTCTTCCTCACACATCATGTGTATGTGAGGGACAGATTAAAGTCAGTTACACAGTCAGGCGGTGGGTCAGAATCAGAACTACCCGGTCCATGGCAAACGGGAAGGAAACGCCTATGCTCTCTGCTCAGCCTCTTCTGcacatgtttgtctttgtgtgataTCCGACAGTTGTTCAACGTCTCACCATACCTACCCACTGGCCTTACTACTGGTTACTGTACAGACGCCACTATCTTAAAATAAGGCCCACGTTACTTGGTAGGTAATCCCTTTGCTACGCTGAAGGGATTGGTTTATGACATTTATCGTGAATAAAAATCAAGTTTAATCTAAAGTGCTATAGAAAACGGATAGAGATAATTAAAGATTTTGGAAGCTTTCAAATTCCTGATCAAATATCATCCGATTAATCTTCCAGTTTGTGAATAACTAAATCTCACAGATCTGTAATCAGTTTTTGTTGTATGCAAAGGAGGTGAGTAGCAGAAGATAGAGAATGATGatgaaatatgtattttaaCATGCATATAACTTATAGCATGTAGCCTACTTACTTAACACCTTACAATAAATTACTTGATCCAAATACTAGAGGTCTTGAGTCATAACTGCAAAGCTGAGAAActtgaaatatattttcatattaatggTTCACCTGGAGAGTCTTCTTGCGTACTGCAGTCAGTTGGTCAGTTCTCCAGAGACCACCAGTCAGTCTCTTGATCTTGTTtaactacagaaacacaaagtcaactcagtgcagtggtgttacagagtgatatttctcttctctcttaaATAATCTAATCCTAACCCTGAATACAGATGCCAGTTTGAAccagaaaacaacacatcagtaTGCCTCAGCTAATGTAATCAACCACTGGCAACAATGGTCATACCTGGCCACGCACATTATTCCTTCATTCTTATTTGCtgataaaaacagcaaagacagaTAGAAATCTGCATATTTAGCCAATCTGAAACCGCACCCAAAATGGAAAAAGTTATCAGAACCAAGCCTATTAGTGTGTTAAGCTTAGAATAAGTACAGTATAAATGTCTGTCATACACGTAATGTAAGGTTGGGTCAAGTGCCTACTCTAATACCATATATTTTTACTGTCTAAATTTTTCCCTACCATCCCTCTTATGACTACCAGTTgactctgtttcatttttttctgtccccTCTTTTTTTCAAGGAACCTGAAAGCGAAGCCTGTCAAAATGAGTGCAGCCTCCTCCCAAAAAGTTGTCCTGAAAAGCACCACCAAAGTGTCCCTAAATGAGCGGTGAGGCGCCACGCACCCTGCCTGCAGTTAGACACCAGATGCAAGGGCCAGCCTTGGCTTGTGAAGGTTCTAGTGCTCTCTATGGAAGGCTACTGTTGTGGACCAAACCCAACATGGATGCTATTCTGACTGTCCTCAGTGCGTGCACTGCTCACTCAACTTTGTTGTCAACGTTTGTTGATGCACCGGCAGAGTTAAATGTGATTGTAACATTGAGCAGGGGCTTGCCTAAGCCAAATGTCTTGTGTGAGCAGTGCACACATGTAGACAAGGGGAGAGGGTAGTGGTCACACTTGGTATGCCTTGGTAAGCCTATGCTAGACCAGACCACTGTCCTACAAATGCCTTCACACTCCTGATCCCTATTAATTACACAGTATACATCAAGTATACGCCTTGAAAGGGAAGTGGAAGGCTTAAGCTACACCAGGGAGACGGGGCACCTCTTAATCCTCTCTCaaacttttctctctcaaacCTGTGCAAGTGAAGCACAGGCTCTTTCAACCTTCTGTTCTATCATCATATTCTTCCTCCCTGCTCAAAGTCTATAAGACCATGGATGCTCAGTCCAGGCTTGGacgtgatttatttattttttatttttttaaagcccCCGCCCTCCTCCCCACTCCCCCAAACACTCCTTCCCAGGTCTGAATTTCTGTGGTTTAGCCATGAATCACGGTCCATGCTGTAAGTGGCTGGGTTGCTAAGCACTCCTCATGTCCAgggcctctgctgctgcagcatgatGACACCAACCAGTCAGCTGGAGGCCCGTAAGTGGCAATTTGTGCTCCTCCTCTGGCaccttctctctgcttctgtctttcactctgtttttgCACACTggagtttcttttctttatcttagTTTACCTGCCTTCTTGTGCTTGTTTGAAAACACATGCTAAATTCAAGTATAAATAATTCTGGATTGTCATTTGattgagagagaaagtgagtgcCAACAAGTGGAACATAAGTCTTACCTGACGAAGGAGCCACCAGTCTGTGTGGCCGCATCCATAATATAAGAAATGACTTGATGTGGAaccctgcttcctcctcctcctctgtataTCCCCTGTCCCCTTCTTTtactttcctccctctttttccctcccACCTCTAAAGCTTCACTAACATGCTGAAGAACAAGCAGCCCACTGCAGTAAGCATTCGAGCCACCATGCAACAGCAGCATTTGGCCAGTGCCCGCAATCGTCGGTTGGCCCAGCAGATGGAGAACCGGCCCTCAGTGCAAGCTGCTCTGAATCATAAGCAGGTGAGGCCACGGGTCAGGCAAACTGAGAGTCAGTGGACCTTTTTACCATGCAGGGCCATGTTGTGAACTGTAGATTGACCTGCACCAATACTAAATTTGTGTAATGAGGTAAGGGAAGGTCTATAACATGTCCAGAATGAGTTATTTATGCTAAGACTGTGGAAAGAGACTTGGCATGATGCGATTGCTACTTACCAAAACTTTAGACCAAACTGATCTTGGAGTTTGTCTCCATTATCTTACATGAATAGATTTGATTAACCAGGAACAAGTGAGAAGCTTAAACACAATATGGAGGGTCTTTTcaagtacaaaataaaaagtatataCTGCGTGATACTGTAAGAAGAGTCAATGGTGCCAAAACCATATTCCACTGGCATCCAGCTCTTAGTCTCCCTTAGCTCATTGTTGTTTTATGATCTACAGATTTATATGTTCATAATAGTTCCTGTCAATCCTCTGTAGGCATCACACAGCACCAGAGTGGTGAGCGTAGTTTAATATCTTGGAAGACCAGATATTTTTCTAACAGTCTGTTAAGAGCTTCCTAGTAACCAAAAATTGATGAGTGCAATTTGAAATCAGAAGTAACACTGTTTGACATCTACTGCCGTGATAGTTTAACGATCTCCAAACACAGTAGTAAGTCTAAGTGATTGTTAAAGTTAGATAATGTAGATTAATTACCCTTACACTATGGCTGAAACATGTCAGGTGTTCGATTCCAACTATAATACTGTTGCCAAGTCATCAGGCTAACAGGAGGCTGTGTTGTTTAATGGTCAACACTGACAATGAAATGTAGTCCAGGAAGTCTGTTTGGAGTAAAGTAGCAGATGAATGTGTTTAAAGGCTTATTAGATGCCAAATCACTGCAACAGTCCATAACTGTTTTACAACCCCAGAAAGTGTGGCAACAATTTTATCTTTGGTCATGTTGATCACAAGGCACACAGTAGAGGTATTCTGCTCATATCAAGTCATTTAATAGAAATGAgctcctgtatgtgtgtgattagTCAGCGCAGCTTCTTGCTGGACGACactgctttgcttttttccccatgCAGGGCCACTGTTGGCCTAAACATGGGCTTAGGGTGAACGGCTGTCACCACCACCTGTAGGATGACTATTCTTCAGCATTGCACTCTTTGTTTGTCTGACCTCGTTTTGTCCTAATTGCATCTATGAATAACTTGCATCAGAGCCTGAAGCAGCGCCTGGGGAAGAGCAACATCCAGGCCAGGCTGGGCCGGCCTGTTGGGGCTCTGATGCGTGGAGGAGCTGCTCTAGGCAGAGGAGGAATGCGGGGAATGACCAGGGGAAGCCTCAGAGGACGAGCCAGAGGAGGAGTAATGAGGGGAGCTCTGTCCCTGAGAGGTCTATATCCACAACTTCACACAGCATCTCACTTTTGAACATGGCTCTAACTCAAACTGTGTGCTCCTGCTGTCACAGGGCTCTTGTAATGTGGCTCtagatttttcttctttagtCTATGTCCTGGGTTTTCACTGGGTGATGATATGACTCTGTGTCTCGCAGGGAAGCGAGTGCCTACAGGTGCCCCCATGCGAGGCCGTGGCTCTGCTGGTCGCCTGGTGATGCGTAGAGGAGGCCGCCATcgtggaggagctgctggtagAGGAGGGGCTCTGTCCCGAGGAGCAGCACGAGGCGGAGTAGCCAGAGGTTGACATTGTATTATTTTATCTAAAGTGTGCAAAATTATTGTGCTTTTCACCTGTGCTACGTTATCATAGAGAAAGAAAGTAGACCAACTCAAAGCCATTGAGTTGTTGGCTGTTGATCAGTTCTCTCCAGTCATTATCTGCTGTGAATGTGTGGTGTTGGACAGGTCGTGGTGGACTGCGTGGTCGTGGTGGTTTTGTTGGCCGAGGTGGTCGCGGCCGTGGGCGGGGCCGCGGTATTGGCCGACCAGCTGTGACCCGTGAACAACTGGACAACCAGCTGGACGCCTACATGTCAAAGACCAAAGGTCATTTGGATGCTGAGCTGGATGCCTACATGGCCCAGGCAGACCCAGACAGTATGGAGTGACCCTGAAGAACTCTGAATCTGAAGCACATGCAGAGTCACTGCAGAACTGTACAACTGAcctcacacatacagtgtagTGTTAATGTGCTGAGAAATGATTGTGTTCATAATTTAGGTAAGAGTGGTGACTGTCCAGGACTCAGCAGGAAATCAAGTTGCCATCTGAATGTGCTTCGACAGCTAGTCAATTCTGCATCAACCATTCTGGAATAATTGTGTGAAGGGACctttttaaacattaacaaaccCTGCTGTCTATACACTtctgtgggttttttgtttgtttgtttgtttgtttgtttgttttttacatctATATATCCTGTAACACTTTGGGACAGAAATGCATAATGGTTTAAACTGGTCAATGATCCAGGTGGTATTGTGTTAACCTTCTGTTGAAGCCAATTTTGAACTACACcttttttaaaagacttttattttaaatttgattttagcATTGGTGTGCTCGGATCTGCTGGGATTCATTCATTAACTTATCTTCAAAACATCAGCGATGAAAAACTTCTAAATGATTAGATGAAAAAGAATGTAAGCAAAACGTCTTTAAGCCAAGTGTCcatttgactgttttatttttgaaagatGTAATACTTTGAAGctttttttgttcctctgtatCTCCCACTTGTCAGCATTCTTTATTGAGTGTAGGCATTCTGAACTGAGCATTTCTATGACATTACCCAAAGCAAGTAAAATaggttttaattaaaatggaaatggtGAGTTCCCTTATTGTGTAGGTTGTATGAATTTTAAATGCCCTTGAGTAAAATTGTTGACCACAAATTAAATATAGTTGAAATGTTGTTTATCTCGAAGTGAATAATTAATAGCAGAAATagtaaaatcagaaaacatAGGTTCAAATTTGATTATTCCCAGTGGATGTGGAAAGACCATCGCTTCAGTTTAGGCTGAAgataattcaattcagttctATTTGTGCAGTGCCAAATTCTAACATAAATTATCCCAAGGCCACACAAATTTTATATATTACAGAGAGGAatccaacagttcccaccacCAACACTTGGTGGAAGTAGAGAAGAAAAGTAACTGTAAGAAACAGCACTTGGGTAATCATCTGCTTTAACTGGTTGGGATGAATGGGATGGGGGTCGGTGGTTAAAAAAGGATTTGAGgaatgtgtttaaaaaagcGAACTGACAGCATCATAATCTGCTTTCCTGTCTCAACAAACACAAGGTGACAGGTTGGTAATCAGTGTTTTAAGTGTGCTTGACTATCACCCCCAGCTCTGAAATACTAAGTCAGCTAGTATTTTCAGAGCTGGGGGTGCATTTCAGCTAATTCGAAATGTATGTGCAACTTTCAGATCCTCTGGAAGTGGCACATACATTTCGTCCACAATCCAGTTCAACATCCCGAAAATGAATATGGGTCTGATGTCGGTACACTCCTCCAGGATCCCAGCCAGCATCAGCAGATGTCCTAGCTTCACACATCCGGCCCACTGGGGACAGGGTGGGGGcctaaaagaaacaaaatcgTGGCTCCTTGAACAGCCATAGACCAGCTGGAGTAGCATGGTCCCTCGTGGCCTTCAGGACCCTTCATGTATCGAGGACAGAGGCACAGAAGCACTGCAGACCCATTAAATCTGCCTCTAGCCCCAGCAGAAACAGCTGCTTACTGTAACCCCATGCCCCTTCTTCCACTGGCAAGTGTAGGCAGGAGCTCGGTCCACTGTTGCCCAGACCATAATAAGTCCACCATGGCCGGGTTAGCAAGGCTTCTCGGTGGAGTTAGGCCAATCAGTGTATGCCACAGTGCTGAGGCAACCAAGTTGTTGGTAACTTTAGACAACTTAACACACACTCCACTCCATCCCACCTGTTCAGTGGCTGTGTGTGGTCAGTCCTCCACATGGCCAGCATGAACTAAAGTTTGAGCAATTCAACCCaactctttttttctatttaaatccCTCTGTATGAATATATACCATTTCGTAAATAGGTACATAatattgtatattgtttttcatttgactaTGTAGGGTGTGATAGCACTTATTGGGGCCTAGAGCCCAAGCAACAGTATGCTATGGTAGCTGACAGACAATTGGCCAATCCAAAGTACTATATATCGGCAACTTTAGACAACACACAACttaacacacacttacaaaaatacaaaacacaattCAAAAACTCTTTAACAAGAAATTCATCACTTCTAAACAGCAGGATTTCTTAAAAAGACCAGCCAAGCTTAGGAACAGGCAATTTTTTCTCCTCcctaaaatacataaaaaccCCTCAACCTGGACAGCCCCTCATGCAGTTCCTCCCAGCAGACCAATAGTATCACAGTGCAGTAGTGCCACTTAAAATGTCTTTCTCTATATAGACCACTTTCTGGGCCCCCCTCTCCAGCAGACATCCAAGCTACCTAAAAGACACCTACCATTTCAAAATCTGTTATGTGGCATTACCAGCTTAGGCATTTCTATTTACAATAGATATTGATAGCCTCCATACAAACATTAATACTGCTATGGGACTCAAAATGATTCACAGTATATTTCAAAAATATCCAAACACCAGTTGACCTGATACCAAAATTCGACGGTTGTTGGAAATCTGTCTCAAATCCAGCTACTTCGAATGCAATCAGAAACTATCTACAGATAGAGGGAACAGCTATGGGGCACACATATGCCCCACCCTATGCCCATCCCAGGAGGAGGACCTGCAAAACTTGATCTCAACCTCCTTTTAGAGCCTCACACAGAGGGGGTATTCCGGGAGGTTTCTGAGATCGATTAAAAATGCCATCCTAGTGTTTCTTGCTTCCACTTGCCCAAACAATGTCCCACTGACTGAAACTGCTGGGAGGCAGCATCAGGAAAGAAATCAGACTGCAAGCCCACAAACCTGCAGAATCAATTGAAGAACAATTTTGAAAGAATAATGAGCCATCATGTCAGACTCAAGGAATTCAGAACAATCTCAGCCTTGAGAAAAAATAAGAGATGTCTTGGGTAGAGCAATGTGGTGAAGAGGTCAATCACTGGGCTTTTAAATCTAAAAGATTCCTAAATAATCCACATGGAGGAGCTGTTGCAACAATTATGGACAAGATCTCCCACTCTAGCCAAAATCTCTATTGCATAGAATGCCAGTTCTGCAACCTGCTGTACATAGGCCAAAGCAGCCAAACCCTCCTAAACAGACTCAAACAGCACCTATATCGCATTGGggagggcagactggacactctATTGGTCCAAGGTTTCCAAATTCACCTAGTACAATACCCCACCATCACCAGTCTCCAGACAAATAGGATGTGGACAGAGGACCAATGACTAAGGCAGGAGAAACTCTGCATCCAAAAACACCAAAGTCTCTTTAGGGTTAAATCTAAATACCcgtgaaaagagaaaacacagttcTGATGAGgtcactgtgtttctctttgcactgttttggtgtttttcttttttccatttttgttgtAGGTTGCTACTGTACCTGCTGACATCCTGGTACAGCA from Lates calcarifer isolate ASB-BC8 linkage group LG3, TLL_Latcal_v3, whole genome shotgun sequence harbors:
- the chtopa gene encoding chromatin target of PRMT1a, translated to MSAASSQKVVLKSTTKVSLNERFTNMLKNKQPTAVSIRATMQQQHLASARNRRLAQQMENRPSVQAALNHKQSLKQRLGKSNIQARLGRPVGALMRGGAALGRGGMRGMTRGSLRGRARGGVMRGALSLRGKRVPTGAPMRGRGSAGRLVMRRGGRHRGGAAGRGGALSRGAARGGVARGRGGLRGRGGFVGRGGRGRGRGRGIGRPAVTREQLDNQLDAYMSKTKGHLDAELDAYMAQADPDSME
- the snapin gene encoding SNARE-associated protein Snapin, whose protein sequence is MAAATIVESSTGKDAIAEGLIDLLKPAIQQLDLHVHSVRESQVELREHIDSLATELCRINEHQKVALDLDPYVKKLLNARRRVVLVNNILQNAQERLRRLNHNVAKETARRKTMLEASGVFATRSPSKP